Proteins encoded by one window of Ictidomys tridecemlineatus isolate mIctTri1 chromosome 7, mIctTri1.hap1, whole genome shotgun sequence:
- the Tonsl gene encoding tonsoku-like protein isoform X5, whose protein sequence is MNLDRELRQLSKAKARAQKNGQLHEEAAFCHQLGELLASHGRYAEALEEHQQELRLLESVLDTLGCAVAHRKIGERLAEMEDYSAALQHQHRHLELADSLSNHTELQRAWATIGRTHLDIYDHCQSRDDLLQAQTAFEKSLAIIDEKLEGTLSQRELSEMRTRLYLNLGLTFESLQQTALCNDYFKKSIFLAEQNHLYEDLFRARYNLGAIYCREGKHSQAMRCLEGARECARAMKKRFMESECCVMVSQVLQDLGDFLAAKRALKKAYRLGSQKPVQRAAICQSLKYVLAVIRLQQQLEESESSDPQGAMAICEQLGDLFSKAADFPKAVEAYQKQLHFAERLNRPDLELATIHVSLAATRADMKDYHQAVYHYEEELRLRNGNALEEANTWFNIALSREEAGDTYELLAPCFQKALNCAQQAQQPQLQKQVLQHLHTVQLRLQPQEAPGTKTRLQELSATEELVEEEEEEAMEEAAASVALEASELELSESEDDADSLAWQLEEDEEFQGCLGRRKVNRVRTMCPSPSCPGSRTHPSHLCPKSRLLCPQWNRRNDMGETLLHRACIEGHLRRVQDLVRQGHPLNPRDYCGWTPLHEACNFGHLEIVRFLLDHGAAVDDPGGQGCEGITPLHDALTCGHFEVAELLIERGASVTLRTRKGHSPLETLQQWVKLYCRDLDLETRQKAAAMERRLQAASLGSASPASWTIPSNHLFDPETSPPSSPCPEPPWHTPRSSEASLACTRVSPQQAASVVAKPRRSRHRLASSSSSEGEDSAGPHMPSQKRPRYSAPAQQDEARTACPASIREASTVSAGQAAYQAAIRGVGSAQSRCLRQGPWGPGEAPTPQTALIPEEEYLAGDWLELDTPLPRRPFRTPRPQGSGDSNRPSAVGPDNEEHSARPRTWTRQSRLTCLESCSTLDRAGGSSLVAELPENPNVPRVPGESPATGQPLGLVQPPPIRIRVQVQDNLFLVPVPHSEVHSVAWLAEQASQRYYQTCGLLPRLSLRKEGALLAPQDSIPDVLQSNDEVLAEVTSWDLPPLIDRYRRACQSLGQGEHQQVLQAMEHQGSSPSFSACSLALSQAQLTPLLRALKLHTALRELHLAGNRLGDGCASELLAALSTMPSLVLLDLSSNHLGQESLRQLAGGPQGQATLQNLEELDLSMNPLGDSCGQALASLLRACPLLSTLRLKACGFGPSLFLSHQAALGSAFQGRLCSGPPDPVCKLPE, encoded by the exons AACTGAGCAAGGCCAAGGCCAGGGCCCAGAAGAACGGGCAGCTGCACGAGGAGGCGGCCTTCTGCCATCAGCTGGGGGAGCTGCTGGCCAGCCACG GCCGCTATGCTGAAGCCCTGGAGGAGCACCAGCAGGAGCTGCGGCTCCTGGAGAGCGTCCTGGACACCCTAGGCTGTGCGGTGGCTCACCGCAAGATAGGAGAGCGGTTGGCTGAGATGGAGGACTACTCCGCTGCCCTACAG CACCAGCACCGTCACCTGGAGCTGGCAGATTCCCTGTCCAATCACACAGAGCTGCAGAGGGCATGGGCCACCATTGGCCGCACCCACCTGGACATCTATGACCACTGCCAGTCGAGGGATGACTTGCTACAGGCACAGACTGCCTTTGAGAAGAGCTTGGCTATTATAGATGAGAAGCTGGAGG GGACCCTGTCCCAGCGAGAGCTGAGTGAGATGAGGACTCGACTCTACCTCAACCTGGGTCTCACTTTTGAGAGCCTGCAGCAGACAGCCCTGTGCAATGACTACTTCAAGAAAAGCATCTTTCTTGCTGA GCAGAACCACCTCTATGAGGACCTGTTCCGTGCCCGCTATAACCTGGGTGCCATCTACTGTCGGGAAGGGAAGCACTCTCAGGCCATGCGCTGCTTGGAGGGGGCCCGGGAATGTGCACGTGCCATGAAGAAGCGGTTCATGGAGAGCGAGTGCTGTGTGATGGTCTCCCAG gTCCTCCAAGATCTGGGGGATTTTTTAGCTGCCAAACGTGCTCTGAAGAAGGCCTACAGGCTGGGTTCCCAGAAACCTGTACAGAGGGCAGCTATCTGCCAGAGCCTCAAGTATG TGCTAGCAGTGATCAGGCTGCAACAGCAGCTGGAGGAGTCTGAGAGCAGTGACCCTCAGGGTGCCATGGCCATCTGTGAGCAGCTGGGGGACCTGTTCTCTAAGGCGGCTGACTTCCCCAAGGCTGTTGAGGCTTATCAGAAGCAG CTGCACTTTGCTGAGCGACTGAATAGACCAGACCTCGAGCTGGCCACCATCCACGTGTCCCTGGCCGCCACACGGGCAGACATGAAGGACTATCACCAGGCAGTATACCACTATGAAGAAGAACTCAGGCTGCGCAATGGCAATGCCCTGGAG GAGGCCAATACCTGGTTCAACATTGCACTCTCCCGCGAGGAGGCTGGTGATACATATGAGCTTCTGGCTCCATGCTTCCAGAAGGCTCTTAATTGTGCCCAGCAGGCCCAGCAGCCCCAGTTGCAG AAGCAGGTATTGCAGCACCTCCACACTGTGCAGCTGAGGCTACAGCCCCAAGAAGCTCCTGGCACCAAAACCAGACTGCAAGAGCTGAGTGCGACTGAAGAACtggtggaagaggaagaggaggaggcaatGGAAGAGGCGGCAGCTAGCGTGGCCCTGGAGGCCAGTGAGCTAGAGCTCTCAGAGAGTG AGGATGATGCTGACAGCCTGGCCTGGCAGCtggaggaggatgaggagttTCAGGGTTGCCTAGGCCGGCGGAAGGTGAACAGGGTAAGGACCATGTGCCCCAGTCCCTCCTGTCCTGGCAGCCGCACCCATCCCTCACACCTCTGCCCCAAGTCAAGGCTACTCTGCCCACAGTGGAACCGGCGCAATGACATGGGGGAGACCCTGCTGCACCGAGCCTGCATTGAGGGCCATTTGCGCCGTGTCCAGGACCTTGTGAGGCAG GGCCACCCCCTGAATCCTCGGGACTACTGTGGCTGGACACCTCTACATGAAGCCTGCAACTTTGGACACCTGG AGATCGTCCGCTTCCTTCTGGACCACGGGGCTGCAGTGGATGATCCAGGTGGCCAGGGGTGTGAGGGCATTACCCCTCTACATGACGCCCTTACCTGTGGCCACTTTGAGGTGGCTGAGCTGCTTATTGAGCGAGGGGCATCTGTCACTCTCCGAACCAGGAAG GGCCATAGCCCACTGGAGACACTGCAGCAGTGGGTGAAGTTGTACTGCAGGGACCTAGACCTTGAGACACGACAGAAGGCAGCAGCCATGGAGAGGAGGCTCCAGGCGGCTTCTTTAGGCTCAG cctccccagcctcctggacCATACCAAGTAACCACCTGTTTGATCCTGAGACCTCTCCTCCCTCAAGCCCCTGCCCAGAACCCCCTTGGCACACTCCTAGGTCCTCAGAGGCCTCTCTAGCCTGCACCAGGGTTTCCCCACAGCAGGCTGCATCAGTTGTGGCAAAGCCTCGAAGGAGTAGGCATAGGTtggccagcagcagcagctcagAGGGTGAGGACAGTGCTGGGCCCCACATGCCATCCCAGAAGAGGCCAAGGTACTCTGCCCCTGCACAGCAGGATGAGGCCAGGACAGCTTGCCCTGCCAGCATCAGGGAGGCGAGTACCGTGAGTGCTGGCCAGGCAGCCTATCAGGCAGCCATCCGAGGTGTGGGCAGTGCCCAGAGCCGCTGCCTCAGGCAGGGCCCTTGGGGCCCAGGTGAAGCCCCTACACCCCAGACAGCACTCATTCCCGAGGAGGAATACCTGGCTGGAGACTGGCTGGAATTGGACACACCCCTGCCCCGCCGCCCATTCCGCACGCCCCGCCCCCAGGGCAGTGGGGACAGCAACAGGCCCAGTGCTGTAGGACCAGACAATGAGGAACACTCTGCCAGGCCCCGAACCTGGACCAGGCAGAGCCGCCTGACCTGTCTTGAGAGTTGCAGCACACTGGACAGAGCTGGAGGCAGCAGCTTGGTTGCAGAGCTCCCAGAGAATCCCAACGTGCCCAGGGTCCCTGGGGAAAGCCCTGCAACAGGCCAGCCCTTG GGTCTAGTACAGCCTCCTCCCATCCGGATTCGAGTTCAAGTTCAGGATAACCTTTTTCTTGTCCCTGTCCCACACAG TGAGGTCCACTCTGTGGCTTGGCTGGCTGAGCAGGCCTCCCAGCGCTACTACCAGACATGTGGGCTACTGCCCAGACTCAGCCTGCGGAAGGAGGGCGCATTGCTGGCCCCTCAGGACTCCATCCCTGATGTGCTGCAGAGCAACGATGAG GTGTTGGCTGAAGTGACTTCATGGGACCTGCCCCCGCTTATCGACCGCTACCGCAGGGCCTGCCAGAGCCTGGGACAAG GGGAACACCAACAGGTGCTGCAGGCCATGGAGCACCAGGGCTCAAGCCCCTCCTTCAGTGCCTGCTCCCTGGCCCTGAGCCAGGCCCAGCTCACACCCCTACTTCGAGCCCTCAAGCTACACACAGCGCTCCGGGAGCTGCACCTAGCAGGGAATCGGCTCGGGGATGGATGTGCCAGTGAGCTGCTAGCTGCTCTGagcaccatgcccagcctggTCCTCCTTGATCTTTCGTCTAATCACCTGGGCCAGGAAAGTCTACGCCAACTTGCCGGGGGCCCTCAAGGCCAGGCCACCTTGCAG AACTTGGAGGAGCTGGACTTAAGCATGAACCCTCTAGGAGACAGTTGTGGTCAGGCCCTGGCTTCCCTCCTGCGGGCCTGCCCCTTACTCAGCACTCTGCGCCTGAAGGCTTGTGGTTTTGGTCCCAGCCTCTTCCTGAGCCACCAGGCAGCCCTGGGCAGTGCCTTCCAAG GAAGACTGTGCTCTGGTCCACCTGACCCTGTCTGCAAATTACCTGAATGA
- the Tonsl gene encoding tonsoku-like protein isoform X1: protein MNLDRELRQLSKAKARAQKNGQLHEEAAFCHQLGELLASHGRYAEALEEHQQELRLLESVLDTLGCAVAHRKIGERLAEMEDYSAALQHQHRHLELADSLSNHTELQRAWATIGRTHLDIYDHCQSRDDLLQAQTAFEKSLAIIDEKLEGTLSQRELSEMRTRLYLNLGLTFESLQQTALCNDYFKKSIFLAEQNHLYEDLFRARYNLGAIYCREGKHSQAMRCLEGARECARAMKKRFMESECCVMVSQVLQDLGDFLAAKRALKKAYRLGSQKPVQRAAICQSLKYVLAVIRLQQQLEESESSDPQGAMAICEQLGDLFSKAADFPKAVEAYQKQLHFAERLNRPDLELATIHVSLAATRADMKDYHQAVYHYEEELRLRNGNALEEANTWFNIALSREEAGDTYELLAPCFQKALNCAQQAQQPQLQKQVLQHLHTVQLRLQPQEAPGTKTRLQELSATEELVEEEEEEAMEEAAASVALEASELELSESEDDADSLAWQLEEDEEFQGCLGRRKVNRVRTMCPSPSCPGSRTHPSHLCPKSRLLCPQWNRRNDMGETLLHRACIEGHLRRVQDLVRQGHPLNPRDYCGWTPLHEACNFGHLEIVRFLLDHGAAVDDPGGQGCEGITPLHDALTCGHFEVAELLIERGASVTLRTRKGHSPLETLQQWVKLYCRDLDLETRQKAAAMERRLQAASLGSASPASWTIPSNHLFDPETSPPSSPCPEPPWHTPRSSEASLACTRVSPQQAASVVAKPRRSRHRLASSSSSEGEDSAGPHMPSQKRPRYSAPAQQDEARTACPASIREASTVSAGQAAYQAAIRGVGSAQSRCLRQGPWGPGEAPTPQTALIPEEEYLAGDWLELDTPLPRRPFRTPRPQGSGDSNRPSAVGPDNEEHSARPRTWTRQSRLTCLESCSTLDRAGGSSLVAELPENPNVPRVPGESPATGQPLGLVQPPPIRIRVQVQDNLFLVPVPHSEVHSVAWLAEQASQRYYQTCGLLPRLSLRKEGALLAPQDSIPDVLQSNDEVLAEVTSWDLPPLIDRYRRACQSLGQGEHQQVLQAMEHQGSSPSFSACSLALSQAQLTPLLRALKLHTALRELHLAGNRLGDGCASELLAALSTMPSLVLLDLSSNHLGQESLRQLAGGPQGQATLQNLEELDLSMNPLGDSCGQALASLLRACPLLSTLRLKACGFGPSLFLSHQAALGSAFQDAEHLKTLSLSYNALGALALTKALQSLPTCTLLHLELGSVAASKSDLGFMEPIVRYLAKEDCALVHLTLSANYLNDTAVRELSRCLPLCRSLISLDLSANPEISCASLQELLSALQQRPQGLHFLGLSGCTVQGPLGPGLWDKITTQLRELQLCSRGLCAEDHDALRQRLQSPSSRALTRGPQLFFRDL, encoded by the exons AACTGAGCAAGGCCAAGGCCAGGGCCCAGAAGAACGGGCAGCTGCACGAGGAGGCGGCCTTCTGCCATCAGCTGGGGGAGCTGCTGGCCAGCCACG GCCGCTATGCTGAAGCCCTGGAGGAGCACCAGCAGGAGCTGCGGCTCCTGGAGAGCGTCCTGGACACCCTAGGCTGTGCGGTGGCTCACCGCAAGATAGGAGAGCGGTTGGCTGAGATGGAGGACTACTCCGCTGCCCTACAG CACCAGCACCGTCACCTGGAGCTGGCAGATTCCCTGTCCAATCACACAGAGCTGCAGAGGGCATGGGCCACCATTGGCCGCACCCACCTGGACATCTATGACCACTGCCAGTCGAGGGATGACTTGCTACAGGCACAGACTGCCTTTGAGAAGAGCTTGGCTATTATAGATGAGAAGCTGGAGG GGACCCTGTCCCAGCGAGAGCTGAGTGAGATGAGGACTCGACTCTACCTCAACCTGGGTCTCACTTTTGAGAGCCTGCAGCAGACAGCCCTGTGCAATGACTACTTCAAGAAAAGCATCTTTCTTGCTGA GCAGAACCACCTCTATGAGGACCTGTTCCGTGCCCGCTATAACCTGGGTGCCATCTACTGTCGGGAAGGGAAGCACTCTCAGGCCATGCGCTGCTTGGAGGGGGCCCGGGAATGTGCACGTGCCATGAAGAAGCGGTTCATGGAGAGCGAGTGCTGTGTGATGGTCTCCCAG gTCCTCCAAGATCTGGGGGATTTTTTAGCTGCCAAACGTGCTCTGAAGAAGGCCTACAGGCTGGGTTCCCAGAAACCTGTACAGAGGGCAGCTATCTGCCAGAGCCTCAAGTATG TGCTAGCAGTGATCAGGCTGCAACAGCAGCTGGAGGAGTCTGAGAGCAGTGACCCTCAGGGTGCCATGGCCATCTGTGAGCAGCTGGGGGACCTGTTCTCTAAGGCGGCTGACTTCCCCAAGGCTGTTGAGGCTTATCAGAAGCAG CTGCACTTTGCTGAGCGACTGAATAGACCAGACCTCGAGCTGGCCACCATCCACGTGTCCCTGGCCGCCACACGGGCAGACATGAAGGACTATCACCAGGCAGTATACCACTATGAAGAAGAACTCAGGCTGCGCAATGGCAATGCCCTGGAG GAGGCCAATACCTGGTTCAACATTGCACTCTCCCGCGAGGAGGCTGGTGATACATATGAGCTTCTGGCTCCATGCTTCCAGAAGGCTCTTAATTGTGCCCAGCAGGCCCAGCAGCCCCAGTTGCAG AAGCAGGTATTGCAGCACCTCCACACTGTGCAGCTGAGGCTACAGCCCCAAGAAGCTCCTGGCACCAAAACCAGACTGCAAGAGCTGAGTGCGACTGAAGAACtggtggaagaggaagaggaggaggcaatGGAAGAGGCGGCAGCTAGCGTGGCCCTGGAGGCCAGTGAGCTAGAGCTCTCAGAGAGTG AGGATGATGCTGACAGCCTGGCCTGGCAGCtggaggaggatgaggagttTCAGGGTTGCCTAGGCCGGCGGAAGGTGAACAGGGTAAGGACCATGTGCCCCAGTCCCTCCTGTCCTGGCAGCCGCACCCATCCCTCACACCTCTGCCCCAAGTCAAGGCTACTCTGCCCACAGTGGAACCGGCGCAATGACATGGGGGAGACCCTGCTGCACCGAGCCTGCATTGAGGGCCATTTGCGCCGTGTCCAGGACCTTGTGAGGCAG GGCCACCCCCTGAATCCTCGGGACTACTGTGGCTGGACACCTCTACATGAAGCCTGCAACTTTGGACACCTGG AGATCGTCCGCTTCCTTCTGGACCACGGGGCTGCAGTGGATGATCCAGGTGGCCAGGGGTGTGAGGGCATTACCCCTCTACATGACGCCCTTACCTGTGGCCACTTTGAGGTGGCTGAGCTGCTTATTGAGCGAGGGGCATCTGTCACTCTCCGAACCAGGAAG GGCCATAGCCCACTGGAGACACTGCAGCAGTGGGTGAAGTTGTACTGCAGGGACCTAGACCTTGAGACACGACAGAAGGCAGCAGCCATGGAGAGGAGGCTCCAGGCGGCTTCTTTAGGCTCAG cctccccagcctcctggacCATACCAAGTAACCACCTGTTTGATCCTGAGACCTCTCCTCCCTCAAGCCCCTGCCCAGAACCCCCTTGGCACACTCCTAGGTCCTCAGAGGCCTCTCTAGCCTGCACCAGGGTTTCCCCACAGCAGGCTGCATCAGTTGTGGCAAAGCCTCGAAGGAGTAGGCATAGGTtggccagcagcagcagctcagAGGGTGAGGACAGTGCTGGGCCCCACATGCCATCCCAGAAGAGGCCAAGGTACTCTGCCCCTGCACAGCAGGATGAGGCCAGGACAGCTTGCCCTGCCAGCATCAGGGAGGCGAGTACCGTGAGTGCTGGCCAGGCAGCCTATCAGGCAGCCATCCGAGGTGTGGGCAGTGCCCAGAGCCGCTGCCTCAGGCAGGGCCCTTGGGGCCCAGGTGAAGCCCCTACACCCCAGACAGCACTCATTCCCGAGGAGGAATACCTGGCTGGAGACTGGCTGGAATTGGACACACCCCTGCCCCGCCGCCCATTCCGCACGCCCCGCCCCCAGGGCAGTGGGGACAGCAACAGGCCCAGTGCTGTAGGACCAGACAATGAGGAACACTCTGCCAGGCCCCGAACCTGGACCAGGCAGAGCCGCCTGACCTGTCTTGAGAGTTGCAGCACACTGGACAGAGCTGGAGGCAGCAGCTTGGTTGCAGAGCTCCCAGAGAATCCCAACGTGCCCAGGGTCCCTGGGGAAAGCCCTGCAACAGGCCAGCCCTTG GGTCTAGTACAGCCTCCTCCCATCCGGATTCGAGTTCAAGTTCAGGATAACCTTTTTCTTGTCCCTGTCCCACACAG TGAGGTCCACTCTGTGGCTTGGCTGGCTGAGCAGGCCTCCCAGCGCTACTACCAGACATGTGGGCTACTGCCCAGACTCAGCCTGCGGAAGGAGGGCGCATTGCTGGCCCCTCAGGACTCCATCCCTGATGTGCTGCAGAGCAACGATGAG GTGTTGGCTGAAGTGACTTCATGGGACCTGCCCCCGCTTATCGACCGCTACCGCAGGGCCTGCCAGAGCCTGGGACAAG GGGAACACCAACAGGTGCTGCAGGCCATGGAGCACCAGGGCTCAAGCCCCTCCTTCAGTGCCTGCTCCCTGGCCCTGAGCCAGGCCCAGCTCACACCCCTACTTCGAGCCCTCAAGCTACACACAGCGCTCCGGGAGCTGCACCTAGCAGGGAATCGGCTCGGGGATGGATGTGCCAGTGAGCTGCTAGCTGCTCTGagcaccatgcccagcctggTCCTCCTTGATCTTTCGTCTAATCACCTGGGCCAGGAAAGTCTACGCCAACTTGCCGGGGGCCCTCAAGGCCAGGCCACCTTGCAG AACTTGGAGGAGCTGGACTTAAGCATGAACCCTCTAGGAGACAGTTGTGGTCAGGCCCTGGCTTCCCTCCTGCGGGCCTGCCCCTTACTCAGCACTCTGCGCCTGAAGGCTTGTGGTTTTGGTCCCAGCCTCTTCCTGAGCCACCAGGCAGCCCTGGGCAGTGCCTTCCAAG ATGCTGAGCACTTGAAGACCCTGTCCTTATCCTACAATGCCCTGGGTGCCCTTGCCCTGACCAAGGCCCTGCAAAGCCTGCCCACCTGTACTCTTTTGCACCTAGAACTTGGCTCCGTGGCAGCCAGCAAGAGTGACTTGGGCTTCATGGAGCCCATTGTCAGGTATCTGGCCAAG GAAGACTGTGCTCTGGTCCACCTGACCCTGTCTGCAAATTACCTGAATGACACAGCTGTGAGAGAACTAAGCAG GTGCCTGCCTCTCTGCCGCTCACTCATCTCTCTGGACCTGTCTGCCAACCCTGAAATCAGCTGTGCCAGCCTGCAGGAGCTCCTGTCTGCCCTCCAGCAGAGGCCTCAAGGCCTCCACTTCCTTGGCCTTTCAG GCTGCACTGTCCAGGGTCCCCTGGGCCCGGGTCTCTGGGACAAAATCACCACGCAGCTGCGGGAGCTCCAACTATGTAGCAGAGGCCTGTGTGCCGAGGACCACGATGCCCTGCGCCAGCGGCTGCAGAGTCCCAGCTCCCGCGCTCTGACCCGGGGCCCCCAGCTCTTCTTCCGGGACCTCTGA